ctgtggaatctgtcagaggttcttcgggtggtgtgcagctgtggtggtggtctgccctcggtggtccggtggaggtgccactggtggtctgctgggagtgccaccctttggcaggcattcctcctgccttttatacagttttctgcttagtgtccggctgcagctccccagggcatcttcctgtgtattctcatgcattcgcaggggtccagcACCACCGGAGAgagggcctccgccccctccctggctgtacctggcTTCTGGCTTGCACCGTCAGGGCCACAGCCAAGACGACTGTTTTCCTGTCTTTCAGCAGCGCCGTACACAGACCTTCCTCTGCCGCCCCTGAAGCCGCGCAAGGTGTGGGTTGTGTACTCTGCCGATCACCTGCTGTAcgtggaggtggtgctgaggtttGCCGAGTTCCTGATGACAGTCTGCGGCACTGCTGTagccctggacctgctggaagaTCAGCAGATCTCGGAGCTGGGGCCGCTACCTTGGCTGACTCGACAGAAGAAGGAGATGGAAGACCTCTCTTCAAAGATCATCATCCTGTGCTCGCGGGGTACCCAGGCCAAGTGGCAGGCCATGCTGGGCAGTGAGCCCGTGCGTCTCAAGCAAGATCAGCAGAAGCCCATGGGAGACCTCTTCACTCCAGCCTTGAATTTGATCCTGCCAGACTTTAAGAAGCCAGCCTGTTTTGGGATGTACATAGTGTGCTATTTCGAGGGGATAAGCAGCGAGAAAGATATCCCTGACCTGTTCCATGTCACATCCAGGTACCAACTGATGGACAAGTTTGAGGATATCTATTTTCGGATTCAGGACCTGGAGAAGTTTGAACCTGGGCGCATCCATCGGATCCGTGAAATCACAGCTGAGAGTTACACTGATACTCCCAGTGGGAGGAAGCTGAAAGAGGCAGTGGAAAAGTTCAagaactggcagatggagcACCCAGACTGGTTTGAGAACGAAACCGTCTGCTTGGATAACGACGAAGAGCTGCAGTCCCTAAGCAGAGAGAGCCAGGAGGGGTCGCTGCAAAGTGAGCCAGGTGGGATTGTGAAACACCAGCTGCACCTGCGGGAGCCTCGCCCCGACTGCTGTTACGTGCTTGATCTCCACATGCATGAAGGTGAAAACAGAGGTGGTAAACTGCAACCTGAACTGAATCCGTGTGGGGATCAGACTGCTCAGACTGTGGTCCTTTCCGCGGATGAGGCTCCCTTAGTTCAGGTAGTGGAGCCAATCTCCTCTGTGGAAGACAGAAGTGTACTTAGTCATCACGTGCTGAGTAACGAGGACTGTGtggaagaagttcctcttctGGAGACAAGCTTTCCAATGAGGAATAACATTGTCCTCCCCAGTGACTCTGAACCTTCAGCAATAGATGACCAGAGTCCTGCAAGCCTTTCAGGAGAactgaggcagcagctgaacgGACTGATGCACTCTCTTTATCAGCAGAGTGTCACTCCTCCGGAGCCGTCTCTTTGCCAAGAGAAGGCTGACGAGCAACAGCAGTTGGTCTTTGATGACCAACACAAAGACCAAAGACAGTCGGTGCAGTCAGACCAAGGCTACATCTCTAgatgttctcctctgcctcctgatgACCtcgtggaggaggaagagggggaagagaatcgGGAAAATCCTGAACTCTCTCCAGAGGTCATGAACAGTCTAAAGAGCCTCCAGCAGTGGCTGTTTCTCCAGGACGTTCAGCGGAGCTCTGACTGGGGGTGTCCTGCTGAGATGGTGGACATTGGCCAGTCTTGGGAGGACTGTTAGGCCCCATGTGGGACCTGCACCATTTGAAATACATGCACAGTGCTGAAACAGCTTTTACAACTCCATCCCTGGCCTTGCATTACAAATGGCTTACTGTCTGCTGGAAGGGAGGATTACCCAACAgactgctgccactgcttccCATCTCTACAGAGAGAAGCAAGAGCTGTTGGCCACCCCTGTGAGAGAGTAGGCAGTGCTTCTGTTCCTGGGGGAGAAGTGTTACATTGAATCCTCATTGATGGGTGGCAGAAAAATTCTTCTGGCTCACTCACTCGTGCCTTCAAAAGCCCCTCCAGCTGTACTGATTGTGTTGCACTGGGTGAAAGTCATGGCCAGGGGCATAGAACAGGTTTAGGCAACATGGCAGAATGTGCACTGCCATTTGAGGACACATTTTACGTCCTTCTGTTGTAAATACTTTGGTAAAGATGTGTGCCTGGAACTTCAGCTAGGCTGGGGTTGTCTCTGGGTGGTTGATACATGTGTCTGGAGGTTTTTTGGTTGGCTGCTTGCTCATTGACAGCTGCGTTTCCACAGACCTGGGAGTTCTGGTGGACATCAAGTTCTGCAtgtgacagcaatgtgcccttgtggcctagaaggccaatgggatcttgatGCATTACAAAGAGTGTGTCCATCAAATCAAAGatggttctcctcctcctctactccaccctggtgagacctcactgggaatactgcatccagttttgggctccccagttccagagggactctggagagagaccaaaggagggctacaaggatgctgaagggactgcagcactgcctgatgaggagaggctgagagccctgtggctgatcagtctggagaggagaaggctgagagaggatctgagcaatgtctataaatagctgagggctcaGGAAGCaaaggacagggacagcctctgctcacttgtgtcctggcacaggacaaggggcaatgtatGGAAActtcagcacaggaggttctacctcaccATGAGGAAGAACCTCTGGGCTGGAAGTgtctcagagccctggcacaggctgcccagagaagttgtggagtctccttccctggagcctttccagccagatgtgttcctgtgccagattctctggtcctgctctggcagggtggttggactggaagatctccagaggtcccttccaaccccctcacatcctgtggtCCATGGCCATTTGGAAGTCAAGTGGAATTAACTGAACATTAAGTGGGATATTTTTTTATTGGGAGTCTCCATAATTTTCCATACCTCCCTGCTGGGagcaaacacctcctgggaggtaGGTGCTTGGAAACCTGCagtagaaggaaaagagaaatggGGGTAATGGACCAAAAAATGGGTGGCTTACAATTATATGAATCTGGAGCTGAAGCCAGAGTTACTGAATCAAGGAAATGTCTGTTCTGTaatgcactgctgcagtgccatTTGCTTTGGGCCATCTCAGCACCAGGAAGACTTGAACTGAAGATGCAGGTAGTGACACAAGTAAGGAAATCAAAGGCTATTTTGGAGGGTCAAGAAGTGTAGCTTCCGCAAACGAAGGTTATAACTGCACTGGGGGAGGCTGAGCTGACTAGTGAGTGTGAGCTGTTACTCTGTGGGTGTGAACTCAGGCTGAGGTAGTTCAGGTTAATCCTTGTGCAATACTTAAGAGATTAGTGTTGAACTTCTTCCAGGAGCAGTGATGGTAACTGTATCAATTTAccaactgtgttcagttttgggctccccagtttaagagggacagggatctgctggagagagtccagtggagggctatgaggatgattaggggacaggagggcttatgaggagaggctgagggacctggggctgtttagtctggagaaaagaagacttagagaggatttgataagtgtttataagaatctgagggctggccagaagtggggggacaggttctgctcactgctccctgggataagacaaggagcaatgggtgtagattgcagcaaaagaggttctgcctcagcacaaggggaaacttctttactgtaagggtcacagagcactggcacaggctgcccagagaggttgtggggtctcctccactggagccttccaaggcctgtctggatgtgttcctctgtgatctgtgttagataggattgtcctgctctggcaggaggtttgactcgatgatctccttgggtcccttccaacccctaacatcctctgatcctgtgatcctgtgaagtccAGGGTTTTTTAAAACTGAGCTTGGTTCAAAACTGAGCACCATTAAAAACTGCTGTCTGGAGTGGCTGCCTGTTGGCCCATGGAGCACTGGCTGGGTAGCAGACCTGCTGAGCCTGCTGTTGACCCCGtttgctcttgctgcttctgcagtccAGCCCACTGGATGACAGCCTATGAGATGTAAATACACCCAGCCCTTTGTCACCTTACTGTCCTCAGTTTACTTGTCAGTTTACTTTCCTTGCAGCTTTGGAAACCTGACCTCTCAGAAGAT
The sequence above is drawn from the Pogoniulus pusillus isolate bPogPus1 chromosome 15, bPogPus1.pri, whole genome shotgun sequence genome and encodes:
- the IL17RA gene encoding interleukin-17 receptor A; translation: MEANWKPDLTPSAPSSLHVSSDVFHQMDGKLLPVLRIEWKVATDASVRYLEGAELAVMQVNNNQQVCAQFAFQNNLPLQVRPDGGRWSFTFDRFEVEPGQTYQVTVYHLPKLSVEGDYNCKSKSFTMPDCKDSLMKKTTPCINTGSLWEPRIQGESLDDTTLLVSFNPWMEPTRYKIHVASFLNETRCKVVTRDFTQGGQQQQVNITIRIERNIRACCSYEIQIQPFFVNCGTDCLRHSAFIPCSPSPSTGTSGDMIIWLYWCITGICVFLVGSVIAGVICMTKKRAAHRRGKCSHSDLQTAAPYTDLPLPPLKPRKVWVVYSADHLLYVEVVLRFAEFLMTVCGTAVALDLLEDQQISELGPLPWLTRQKKEMEDLSSKIIILCSRGTQAKWQAMLGSEPVRLKQDQQKPMGDLFTPALNLILPDFKKPACFGMYIVCYFEGISSEKDIPDLFHVTSRYQLMDKFEDIYFRIQDLEKFEPGRIHRIREITAESYTDTPSGRKLKEAVEKFKNWQMEHPDWFENETVCLDNDEELQSLSRESQEGSLQSEPGGIVKHQLHLREPRPDCCYVLDLHMHEGENRGGKLQPELNPCGDQTAQTVVLSADEAPLVQVVEPISSVEDRSVLSHHVLSNEDCVEEVPLLETSFPMRNNIVLPSDSEPSAIDDQSPASLSGELRQQLNGLMHSLYQQSVTPPEPSLCQEKADEQQQLVFDDQHKDQRQSVQSDQGYISRCSPLPPDDLVEEEEGEENRENPELSPEVMNSLKSLQQWLFLQDVQRSSDWGCPAEMVDIGQSWEDC